From Cygnus atratus isolate AKBS03 ecotype Queensland, Australia chromosome 1, CAtr_DNAZoo_HiC_assembly, whole genome shotgun sequence, the proteins below share one genomic window:
- the LOC118249433 gene encoding endonuclease domain-containing 1 protein-like isoform X1 — translation MSKSPWNNNVFRGKNKVTVQLLLLRYCFKVSKSPSFEVLPAMPPLLLLLLQISSSCLWLGHGEVVTSFESSCPQFFFRETPPNDALEPENPAWICQRYKNQYYFATLYDRSRRIPVYSAYLYQPGPGTRPKTWLVEPQLMGLSYPKTMEKEWTLLNYFNVTLEQLGKSQAVLQDYKNLTGLNRGHLNPSGHHPDSISRTATFSLTNIVPQDEKLNGGAWNNYEQQTMMRSTQVCNATYVVVGAVPGNNYIAKGRVNKPSHIWSSACCEVDNNHRKSWAVIAENDKNEVHLLTLGELEEVLTELYGREQVFLFDSDCPRE, via the exons ATGAGTAAATCTCCCTGGAATAATAACGTTTTTCG GGGGAAGAACAAGGTGACagttcagctgctgctcctgagaTACTGCTTCAAG GTGAGCAAGAGCCCATCCTTCGAAGTCCTCCCCGCGatgccgccgctgctgctgctgctgctgcagatctcctccagctgcctttGGCTGGGACACGGCGAGGTGGTGACGTCTTTTGAAAGCTCATGCCCGCAGTTTTTCTTCCGGGAAACCCCCCCGAATGACGCCCTGGAGCCAGAGAACCCAGCCTGGATCTGCCAGCGCTACAAGAACCAGTATTACTTTGCCACCCTGTACGACAGGAGCAGGCGTATTCCTGTGTACTCTGCTTACTTGTACCAGCCTGGGCCTGGCACAAGACCTAAAACATGGCTGGTTGAGCCCCAG CTGATGGGCTTAAGTTATCCCAAAACGATGGAAAAAGAATGGACCCTCTTGAATTATTTCAACGTCACTTTAGAGCAGCTTGGCAAGAGCCAGGCTGTCCTCCAGGACTACAAGAACCTGACGGGTTTGAACCGGGGCCACTTGAACCCCAGTGGCCACCACCCCGACTCCATCAGCAGGACAGCTACCTTCAGTCTCACCAACATAGTCCCCCAGGACGAGAAACTCAACGGCGGTGCCTGGAACAACTATGAGCAGCAAACCATGATGAGGAGCACGCAGGTCTGTAATGCCACCTATGTCGTGGTGGGCGCCGTGCCTGGGAACAACTACATCGCCAAGGGTAGGGTCAACAAACCCAGCCACATCTGGTCGAGCGCCTGCTGCGAGGTGGACAACAACCACAGAAAGTCTTGGGCAGTCATTGCTGAGAATGACAAGAACGAGGTCCATCTCCTCACgctgggggagctggaggaggtgtTGACTGAGCTCTATGGGAGGGAGCAGGTTTTTCTCTTTGACAGCGACTGTCCCCGGGAATGA
- the LOC118249433 gene encoding endonuclease domain-containing 1 protein-like isoform X2, with product MPPLLLLLLQISSSCLWLGHGEVVTSFESSCPQFFFRETPPNDALEPENPAWICQRYKNQYYFATLYDRSRRIPVYSAYLYQPGPGTRPKTWLVEPQLMGLSYPKTMEKEWTLLNYFNVTLEQLGKSQAVLQDYKNLTGLNRGHLNPSGHHPDSISRTATFSLTNIVPQDEKLNGGAWNNYEQQTMMRSTQVCNATYVVVGAVPGNNYIAKGRVNKPSHIWSSACCEVDNNHRKSWAVIAENDKNEVHLLTLGELEEVLTELYGREQVFLFDSDCPRE from the exons atgccgccgctgctgctgctgctgctgcagatctcctccagctgcctttGGCTGGGACACGGCGAGGTGGTGACGTCTTTTGAAAGCTCATGCCCGCAGTTTTTCTTCCGGGAAACCCCCCCGAATGACGCCCTGGAGCCAGAGAACCCAGCCTGGATCTGCCAGCGCTACAAGAACCAGTATTACTTTGCCACCCTGTACGACAGGAGCAGGCGTATTCCTGTGTACTCTGCTTACTTGTACCAGCCTGGGCCTGGCACAAGACCTAAAACATGGCTGGTTGAGCCCCAG CTGATGGGCTTAAGTTATCCCAAAACGATGGAAAAAGAATGGACCCTCTTGAATTATTTCAACGTCACTTTAGAGCAGCTTGGCAAGAGCCAGGCTGTCCTCCAGGACTACAAGAACCTGACGGGTTTGAACCGGGGCCACTTGAACCCCAGTGGCCACCACCCCGACTCCATCAGCAGGACAGCTACCTTCAGTCTCACCAACATAGTCCCCCAGGACGAGAAACTCAACGGCGGTGCCTGGAACAACTATGAGCAGCAAACCATGATGAGGAGCACGCAGGTCTGTAATGCCACCTATGTCGTGGTGGGCGCCGTGCCTGGGAACAACTACATCGCCAAGGGTAGGGTCAACAAACCCAGCCACATCTGGTCGAGCGCCTGCTGCGAGGTGGACAACAACCACAGAAAGTCTTGGGCAGTCATTGCTGAGAATGACAAGAACGAGGTCCATCTCCTCACgctgggggagctggaggaggtgtTGACTGAGCTCTATGGGAGGGAGCAGGTTTTTCTCTTTGACAGCGACTGTCCCCGGGAATGA
- the IL15RA gene encoding interleukin-15 receptor subunit alpha, with protein MELKCLLMWLLFGSVKGNRAGKCPPPPRTEFADVAAETYPVDTKLYYVCDDGYRRRSGQYSGIRCRNISGTVSWVYREFECIDEKILLSNAPTVELNFTQETRKTQSPAPPKQENISGFCGTPKTIPHASLKMDKDYSVGQVLYFKCQAGYDKRPPISGTRTCKKVNGKTIWTPLNMRCTNDSSIRDEWLSPVTEPDLPVFLQHPVQCVSGSAHPSFSSSMILPVTAIFFVLFTHSAVFV; from the exons ATGGAGCTCAAGTGCCTTTTGATGTGGCTCTTGTTTGGATCCGTCAAGGGAAACAGGGCAG gAAAATGCCCACCTCCTCCAAGGACTGAATTTGCTGACGTTGCTGCTGAAACATATCCAGTGGATACCAAACTGTATTATGTATGTGATGACGGCTACAGGAGGAGAAGCGGGCAGTACTCGGGAATTCGGTGTCGGAATATATCGGGGACTGTTTCTTGGGTCTACAGGGAATTTGAATGCATTG ATGAGAAAATTTTGTTGTCAAATGCTCCCACGGTGGAGTTAAATTTTACACAGGAGACGAGAAAAACACAGAGCCCTGCACCtccaaagcaagaaaacatttcag GTTTTTGTGGTACACCCAAGACTATTCCACATGCCTCTCTAAAAATGGACAAAGATTATTCCGTGGGGCAAGTATTATATTTCAAATGCCAGGCTGGTTACGATAAGCGACCTCCTATCTCTGGCACACGCACGTGCAAGAAGGTGAACGGAAAAACCATCTGGACACCCCTCAACATGCGATGTACCAATGACAGCAGCATTAGGGACGAGTGGCTGTCACCCGTTACTGAGCCAG ATCTGCCTGTTTTCCTACAGCATCCAGTTCAGTGTGTTTCAG GTTCAGCTCAtccatccttttcctcttctatgATACTGCCAGTGACAG ctatcttttttgttctgtttaccCATTCTGCTGTCTTTGTGTGA